A single Silvibacterium dinghuense DNA region contains:
- a CDS encoding HU family DNA-binding protein has product MTKADLVEEVTNLGDLTRRDGEVIVDTIFDAVIGALKSGDKIEIRGFGSFRIRQRKPRIGRNPKTGAKVDVPAKRVPYFKPSKELRDLVNPGEAGTGHDADDGDDESDED; this is encoded by the coding sequence ATGACAAAGGCAGACCTGGTTGAGGAAGTGACGAATCTCGGCGATCTGACTCGGCGTGACGGCGAAGTGATTGTAGATACCATCTTCGACGCAGTGATCGGGGCATTGAAGTCGGGAGACAAGATCGAAATCCGTGGGTTCGGAAGCTTCCGTATCCGGCAGCGGAAGCCCCGTATTGGCCGCAACCCCAAAACTGGGGCCAAGGTGGATGTACCCGCCAAACGTGTGCCGTATTTCAAGCCCAGCAAGGAACTTCGCGATCTTGTGAACCCTGGCGAGGCGGGAACCGGCCATGACGCCGATGATGGAGACGACGAGTCCGACGAGGACTGA
- a CDS encoding dolichyl-phosphate beta-glucosyltransferase, which translates to MNSKVSSVPIQISIVVPAYNESARIGRTLEDVLRIIAERQWDAEVLVVNDGSTDNTAAIVQGFMASHPRLRLIENPGNRGKGYSVRHGMLEAIGNIVMFTDADLSAPMEEAERLFAAIQNGADVAIGSRWLDRGRQTVHQPLYRQFFGRCFNAVTRMVMNLPFADTQCGFKAFTRPAARTIFQLQRIERWGFDPEILFIAIKRGYRVQEVPVTWGHDERSRISYLKDGIKMLEELVYVRWNALTGVYSREVKEYPVEIPATKF; encoded by the coding sequence GTGAACAGTAAGGTCTCTTCCGTGCCCATTCAGATCAGTATTGTTGTTCCCGCGTATAACGAAAGTGCCCGTATCGGACGCACGCTCGAGGACGTTCTGCGCATCATCGCCGAACGCCAGTGGGACGCCGAAGTACTCGTCGTCAACGACGGTTCCACCGACAACACCGCCGCCATCGTGCAGGGTTTCATGGCTTCGCATCCGCGGCTGCGCCTGATCGAGAACCCCGGTAATCGCGGCAAAGGCTACAGCGTGCGCCACGGCATGCTCGAGGCCATCGGCAATATTGTGATGTTCACCGATGCCGACCTCTCCGCCCCGATGGAGGAGGCGGAACGGCTCTTCGCTGCCATCCAGAATGGCGCGGATGTGGCCATCGGCTCACGCTGGCTCGACCGCGGACGCCAGACCGTGCATCAGCCGCTCTACCGGCAGTTTTTCGGCCGCTGCTTCAACGCTGTTACGCGCATGGTGATGAATCTACCCTTCGCCGATACCCAGTGCGGCTTCAAGGCCTTCACCCGTCCGGCGGCGCGCACCATCTTCCAACTGCAGCGCATCGAGCGCTGGGGCTTCGATCCCGAGATCCTGTTCATTGCCATCAAACGCGGCTATCGCGTACAGGAGGTCCCGGTTACCTGGGGGCACGATGAACGTTCCCGCATCAGCTATCTCAAGGATGGCATCAAGATGCTCGAGGAGTTGGTCTACGTGCGCTGGAATGCCCTCACCGGCGTCTACAGCCGCGAGGTCAAGGAATACCCAGTCGAAATTCCCGCCACCAAGTTCTAA
- a CDS encoding DUF3106 domain-containing protein, whose product MPWKTMTMRERKHMSTGQHRWLDGGGLFRLRRLRVHAVLATCLFSLSAAWSQATRPAQPQAAAPAQRSMPEVRQGTQPSPATSRPGQQHLPDWYNSHRNQSTQQQIDALRREPGFQSLPADQQQRLINRLQALDAMTPEERQRRMARNEAFEKLSPERKQEVRGATQALQQMRPDRQQVVRRAFQQLRRMPPAQRQQLLSSQVYGGQFTPQERTVLGNLLSVEPYQVPQSIPQPYFGRP is encoded by the coding sequence ATGCCTTGGAAGACGATGACCATGAGGGAACGCAAGCACATGTCGACGGGCCAGCATCGCTGGCTGGATGGCGGAGGTCTGTTCCGCCTGCGCCGGCTTCGTGTGCATGCTGTCCTTGCGACCTGCCTCTTCAGCCTGTCTGCAGCATGGTCCCAGGCCACACGTCCCGCACAGCCCCAAGCGGCGGCCCCGGCACAGCGATCCATGCCTGAGGTGCGGCAAGGTACGCAGCCTTCCCCCGCAACGTCTCGCCCCGGCCAGCAACATCTCCCCGACTGGTACAACAGCCATCGGAACCAGAGCACGCAGCAGCAGATCGACGCCCTGCGCCGTGAACCCGGCTTTCAGAGCCTGCCTGCAGACCAGCAGCAAAGGCTCATTAACCGCCTGCAGGCACTCGATGCCATGACACCGGAAGAGCGTCAGCGCCGGATGGCCCGCAACGAAGCATTCGAAAAGCTGTCTCCGGAGCGCAAGCAGGAAGTTCGCGGCGCCACGCAGGCTTTACAACAGATGCGACCGGATCGCCAGCAGGTGGTGCGCCGGGCCTTCCAGCAATTGCGCCGGATGCCTCCTGCGCAGCGCCAGCAGCTGCTGAGCTCCCAGGTTTATGGCGGCCAATTTACGCCGCAGGAGCGGACCGTACTCGGAAATCTGCTCTCTGTCGAGCCCTACCAGGTGCCGCAGAGCATTCCTCAGCCCTATTTCGGCCGTCCCTGA